In the Syntrophorhabdaceae bacterium genome, one interval contains:
- a CDS encoding ABC transporter substrate-binding protein encodes MKALTKVLFVGLLVFGLYTSLIAADPILLGVPTSLKLLEGYESHRAVVLAVEEINAKGGVTVGNEKRLFKVESLDIRDGEPGVPVSEALLGIEKIILHKKVYATLVGNFRSEALLAAMDIYSKYKVINIGSIPMSPKFQQKVLSNPEKYKYSFRVCLEATGLSRYMSGLMKLIGKDFGYNKVFIATQDVLWATATGSMMEKWYKDNGWTVLGFEKYPTGASDFSTTLMKAKSGGAQLILVIFDMPTSGILVKQWKSMKIPALMAGYNGPLMGSRAWQTFGEDIEDSLNIIEDIGPIPVRAYPPATKFYEAYTKRWKESPQAGHGVGASYDAVYMLSAAIEKAGTLDPDKVSAALAETDMTGVVGRLKFDKGHQLIYGEDPKTGGLGVWFQWKKGERVIVYPESVAEGKIVKPSWVK; translated from the coding sequence ATGAAAGCTTTGACAAAGGTATTATTTGTGGGTCTTTTGGTATTCGGTCTTTACACCTCTCTCATCGCGGCAGATCCGATCCTCCTGGGTGTCCCGACTTCGCTGAAACTCTTAGAGGGCTATGAAAGCCACAGGGCGGTAGTCCTGGCCGTAGAAGAGATTAATGCAAAAGGCGGCGTCACTGTAGGGAACGAAAAGCGATTATTCAAGGTAGAATCACTTGACATTCGGGACGGCGAACCCGGAGTCCCGGTTTCCGAAGCGCTTCTCGGTATCGAGAAAATCATTCTCCATAAGAAGGTATATGCAACACTCGTGGGCAATTTCAGGTCTGAAGCGCTACTCGCTGCTATGGACATCTATTCAAAGTACAAGGTCATCAATATTGGAAGTATCCCGATGTCGCCAAAATTCCAGCAAAAGGTTCTGAGCAACCCGGAAAAATACAAATATTCATTTAGAGTATGTCTTGAAGCAACGGGCCTTTCCAGATACATGAGCGGCTTGATGAAATTGATTGGAAAGGATTTTGGTTACAACAAGGTATTTATAGCCACCCAGGATGTCCTGTGGGCAACGGCAACGGGTTCCATGATGGAAAAATGGTACAAGGATAACGGCTGGACAGTACTTGGTTTTGAGAAGTATCCCACCGGGGCTTCAGATTTTTCTACTACTCTGATGAAGGCAAAATCGGGCGGCGCACAGCTTATCCTGGTCATATTCGACATGCCTACCAGCGGGATCCTCGTTAAACAGTGGAAGAGCATGAAGATCCCCGCCCTGATGGCAGGATATAACGGGCCGCTTATGGGTTCAAGGGCGTGGCAGACCTTTGGAGAAGACATTGAGGATTCACTGAATATCATAGAAGACATAGGCCCTATTCCGGTGAGGGCTTACCCCCCGGCGACAAAATTTTACGAGGCATACACAAAAAGATGGAAAGAAAGCCCTCAGGCAGGCCACGGGGTTGGCGCCTCATACGATGCGGTGTACATGCTCTCTGCTGCAATTGAAAAAGCGGGAACGTTAGACCCAGATAAAGTATCTGCCGCTCTTGCCGAGACCGATATGACAGGAGTGGTGGGCAGGCTAAAATTCGACAAAGGACATCAGTTGATCTATGGAGAAGACCCGAAGACAGGCGGATTAGGTGTTTGGTTCCAGTGGAAGAAGGGTGAAAGGGTTATCGTATATCCTGAATCCGTAGCTGAGGGAAAGATCGTCAAACCTTCGTGGGTGAAATAG